In the genome of Afifella aestuarii, one region contains:
- a CDS encoding HutP family protein: MDINPDRLGKVAIIAAISSREEEEVFKQYIAASTRLKLGITFVSGIRTDVTKTFVKSLVACALQSHIIHHHHNEIHAVIHAGLECLKGVSSDVAAESSLKLKVAIVSDGRWLAIAAHGESAFHPETNHERMGFGVMHL; encoded by the coding sequence ATGGACATCAATCCTGACCGTCTGGGTAAGGTCGCGATCATTGCTGCGATCAGCTCGCGCGAGGAGGAAGAGGTCTTCAAGCAGTATATCGCTGCGAGCACGCGCTTGAAGCTCGGCATCACCTTTGTCAGCGGTATCCGCACGGATGTGACGAAGACATTCGTGAAGTCGCTTGTCGCCTGCGCGCTTCAGAGCCACATCATTCACCACCATCACAACGAAATCCACGCCGTCATCCACGCGGGTCTCGAATGCCTGAAGGGCGTCAGCTCGGACGTCGCGGCAGAATCAAGCCTGAAGCTCAAGGTGGCTATCGTTTCCGACGGAAGATGGCTTGCCATCGCCGCGCACGGCGAATCGGCGTTCCACCCCGAAACGAACCATGAGCGCATGGGCTTTGGGGTGATGCATCTCTAG
- a CDS encoding cysteine synthase A, with protein sequence MPAAITPSVLETIGNTPLLRLRHASEMTGCEILAKAEFLNPGQSVKDRAALGIIRDAEKRGLLQPGGTIVEGTAGNTGIGLALVAKALGYRAVIVIPQTQSEEKKQALRLHGARLLEVPAVPYRNPNNYIKVSGRLAERLAAEEPNGAIWANQFDNTANRNAHIETTGPEIWRQTDGKLDGFICAVGTGGTLAGCGMALKERDRSIKIGLADPDGAALFNYYAHGELKSSGSSITEGIGQGRITANLEGAAVDMPFNIPDSEAMSVLFDLVEKEGLCLGGSSGINVAGAIRMARELGPGHRIVTILCDHGARYATKLFNPDFLRAKNLPVPTWLSQPPAIDIPFEEVPE encoded by the coding sequence ATGCCCGCTGCCATCACACCGTCCGTGCTGGAAACGATCGGCAACACACCCCTTTTGCGGCTGCGACACGCATCGGAGATGACCGGCTGCGAAATCCTTGCCAAAGCCGAGTTTCTCAACCCAGGCCAGTCGGTCAAAGACCGCGCCGCCCTTGGCATCATCCGCGATGCGGAAAAGCGTGGATTGTTGCAGCCGGGCGGGACCATTGTCGAAGGGACAGCCGGCAATACGGGCATCGGGCTCGCTCTCGTTGCGAAAGCGCTTGGCTACCGGGCCGTCATTGTCATCCCGCAAACGCAGTCTGAGGAGAAAAAGCAGGCCCTTCGTCTGCATGGCGCGCGCCTGCTCGAGGTCCCTGCCGTGCCTTACCGCAACCCCAACAACTACATTAAAGTGTCGGGGCGACTTGCCGAGAGGCTCGCCGCAGAGGAACCCAACGGAGCGATTTGGGCCAATCAGTTCGACAACACCGCAAACCGCAACGCCCATATCGAGACGACGGGTCCGGAAATCTGGCGGCAGACGGATGGCAAGCTCGACGGCTTTATCTGTGCCGTCGGCACGGGTGGCACACTCGCCGGATGCGGCATGGCGCTGAAAGAACGGGACCGTTCGATCAAGATCGGGCTCGCCGATCCCGACGGCGCAGCCTTGTTCAATTACTATGCCCATGGCGAGCTCAAATCCTCCGGCTCATCCATCACGGAGGGCATCGGCCAGGGGCGGATCACGGCCAACCTCGAAGGTGCTGCCGTCGACATGCCGTTCAACATTCCCGATTCGGAAGCGATGAGCGTCCTCTTCGACCTCGTCGAGAAGGAAGGGTTGTGCCTGGGTGGTTCGTCGGGGATCAATGTCGCGGGAGCCATCCGCATGGCCCGCGAGCTGGGTCCGGGCCACCGTATCGTGACCATTCTGTGCGACCATGGCGCACGTTACGCCACGAAATTGTTCAATCCCGACTTCCTGCGCGCTAAGAACCTGCCTGTGCCGACCTGGCTGTCGCAGCCGCCGGCGATCGATATTCCATTCGAGGAGGTGCCCGAGTGA
- a CDS encoding alanyl-tRNA editing protein yields the protein MSGPTELLFRSDAYLKECEAEVVAINDRGGVILDKTVFYATGGGQPGDTGRLLFADGEVAIGATVYGEDKSEIVHVPAGETKLPSVGEHVKLLVDWDRRHAHMRMHTALHLLCSLIAFPVTGGSIGAAESRLDFDIAEADAIDKDALTDALNELVKADHTVTTRWITDEELADNPDLVRTMSVKPPTGSGKVRLVAIGADGSVDLQPCGGTHVRSTGEIGALKIGKIEKKGRQNRRIRLQLAS from the coding sequence GTGAGTGGGCCGACTGAACTTCTCTTTCGCAGCGATGCCTATCTGAAGGAATGCGAGGCGGAGGTCGTCGCCATCAACGATCGTGGCGGCGTCATCCTGGATAAGACCGTTTTCTACGCCACCGGTGGTGGCCAACCGGGCGACACCGGACGCCTTCTCTTCGCCGACGGAGAGGTCGCGATCGGCGCCACCGTCTATGGCGAAGACAAATCTGAGATCGTGCATGTGCCGGCTGGCGAGACAAAGCTCCCTTCAGTGGGCGAGCATGTGAAACTCCTCGTCGACTGGGACCGACGTCACGCGCATATGCGCATGCACACCGCCCTGCATCTCCTCTGCTCGCTGATCGCCTTCCCTGTGACCGGAGGATCGATCGGCGCGGCGGAAAGCCGGCTCGATTTCGATATCGCCGAGGCGGATGCCATCGACAAAGACGCGCTGACCGATGCGCTCAACGAACTCGTGAAAGCTGACCACACCGTGACAACACGCTGGATTACGGACGAAGAACTCGCCGACAACCCGGACCTCGTTCGGACCATGAGCGTGAAGCCGCCGACCGGCTCCGGCAAGGTCCGGCTCGTAGCGATTGGCGCCGATGGTTCGGTCGATCTTCAGCCCTGTGGCGGCACCCATGTGCGCTCCACCGGAGAGATCGGCGCGCTCAAGATTGGCAAGATCGAGAAGAAGGGCCGCCAGAACCGCCGAATCCGTTTGCAGCTGGCGAGCTGA